In Deltaproteobacteria bacterium, the following are encoded in one genomic region:
- a CDS encoding GNAT family N-acetyltransferase, which yields MKTEIAHTMQRDLGVFLPATVALMAVLVYVSVGSVAMTLLILAAVLVAVVWMTGFMGWIGQPITALSNTAPTFLLAIGCAYVMHLAACYQRQVHAGADARAATLAALERMRRPVVVAGLTTAIGAGFVALSDLPLVRGFGIDLMAGVLSVIVLACFAVPAVLSLSKVRRGSGILTSERRLGVLLFGIVEFVSRRPRAILAAALLLFVAAGIASTRLVVDSSGPKAFAEDSRFRRSSEFYRSHLSGDVIENVYVRTSGAGGIHDPDLLRRMLAFQRAAEALPEIDKSFSIASYVELMNRAMHGEDPSELRIPDSAEAVAQYLLLYSSAGEPDEFDDLLDFEHRHARIVLTATVGSSRESAALRARLEALAREHLPGESGRDAVLSTEILLSEAADELAVEQVWSLAGASLLILLLSAFAFRSLWIGAHLFLPIALPVALNFAVMVIFAITLRDVTSVIAVTTLGIAVDSTVHLLDTIRHHEAAHGLRRVAVFEAYVTTGRPVLVTSLIIASGLAVLGLSDFQVIANFGGLEALSLLFALAADLFILPAQLLASAAPARADRVSEALLLTTSERAFPALLVESSGELLRVRALGEGGAESASPGEEILVRGLRAGTRLAGRVSRRGPGESELEITLESDARGEQRSAADELRRLFTGAITKEFALGGYRFCRADSIEQRQAAYALRFRVYAAHGYIDPADFGSPSLRDSFDESAIQCLAYDAGGALVGTARVVLPSELGFQTEAFFEFEPPDVPRERLGEIGKLALSVEHRGGERVALLGLVKLLYDALREHDLGHAYAFMPRNLIESLARLGFPSSPLGPLSAATEAARRRSPMRGYFERLDPQSVLFDLDQAGRGFGGKS from the coding sequence ATGAAGACCGAGATCGCGCACACCATGCAGCGCGATCTCGGCGTGTTCCTGCCCGCCACCGTCGCGCTGATGGCGGTGCTTGTGTACGTGAGCGTCGGCTCGGTCGCGATGACGCTCCTGATCCTGGCGGCGGTGCTCGTCGCGGTGGTCTGGATGACCGGCTTCATGGGCTGGATCGGCCAGCCGATCACGGCGCTCTCGAACACTGCCCCGACCTTCCTGCTCGCGATCGGCTGCGCCTACGTGATGCACCTGGCGGCGTGCTACCAGCGACAGGTCCACGCCGGGGCCGACGCTCGCGCTGCGACGCTCGCCGCTCTCGAGCGCATGCGCAGACCGGTCGTCGTCGCGGGGCTCACCACCGCGATCGGCGCGGGGTTCGTGGCGCTCTCGGACCTGCCGCTCGTGCGCGGATTCGGCATCGACCTGATGGCGGGCGTGCTCTCCGTGATCGTGCTCGCCTGCTTCGCGGTGCCCGCGGTTCTGTCGCTCTCGAAGGTCCGCCGCGGCAGCGGGATCCTGACCAGCGAGCGCCGGCTCGGCGTGCTGCTCTTCGGGATCGTCGAGTTCGTCTCGCGCCGCCCGCGCGCGATTCTCGCGGCGGCGTTGCTGCTGTTCGTCGCGGCCGGCATCGCGAGCACCCGGCTCGTGGTCGATTCCAGCGGCCCGAAGGCGTTCGCCGAGGACTCGCGCTTCCGCCGCTCCTCGGAGTTCTACCGCTCGCACCTCTCCGGCGACGTGATCGAGAACGTGTACGTGCGGACGTCCGGAGCCGGCGGGATCCACGACCCCGACCTCTTGCGGCGGATGCTCGCGTTCCAGCGCGCCGCGGAGGCGCTGCCGGAGATCGACAAGAGCTTCTCGATCGCGAGCTACGTCGAGCTGATGAACCGCGCGATGCACGGGGAGGATCCGTCCGAGCTGCGCATCCCCGACAGCGCCGAGGCGGTCGCGCAGTACCTGCTGCTCTACTCGTCGGCCGGCGAGCCCGACGAGTTCGACGACCTGCTGGACTTCGAGCATCGCCACGCGCGAATCGTGCTGACCGCGACGGTCGGCTCGAGCCGCGAGAGCGCGGCGCTCCGGGCGCGGCTCGAGGCGCTCGCGCGCGAACACCTGCCCGGGGAGTCCGGCCGCGACGCGGTTCTCTCGACCGAGATCCTGCTCTCGGAGGCCGCGGACGAGCTGGCCGTCGAGCAGGTCTGGAGCCTGGCGGGCGCGTCGCTGCTGATTCTGCTGCTCTCGGCGTTCGCGTTCCGCTCGCTCTGGATCGGCGCACATCTCTTCCTGCCGATCGCGCTCCCGGTCGCGCTGAACTTCGCGGTGATGGTGATCTTCGCGATCACGCTTCGCGACGTGACCAGCGTCATCGCGGTCACCACGCTCGGAATCGCGGTGGACAGCACGGTCCACCTGCTCGACACGATCCGGCATCACGAGGCCGCGCACGGTCTGCGCCGCGTCGCGGTCTTCGAGGCGTACGTCACCACCGGCCGGCCGGTGCTGGTGACGAGCCTGATCATCGCCTCCGGGCTGGCCGTGCTCGGACTCTCGGATTTCCAGGTGATCGCGAACTTCGGCGGGCTCGAGGCGCTCTCGCTGCTCTTCGCGCTGGCGGCCGATCTGTTCATCCTGCCCGCACAGCTCCTGGCCAGCGCAGCTCCCGCGCGCGCGGACCGGGTCTCGGAGGCGCTGCTGCTCACCACGAGCGAGCGCGCGTTTCCCGCGCTTCTGGTCGAGAGCTCGGGCGAGCTGCTTCGCGTTCGCGCGCTGGGCGAGGGCGGCGCGGAGTCCGCGAGTCCGGGCGAGGAGATCCTGGTCCGCGGTCTGCGCGCGGGAACGAGACTCGCGGGGCGCGTCAGCCGGCGCGGTCCCGGGGAATCGGAGCTCGAGATCACGCTCGAGTCGGATGCGCGGGGCGAGCAGCGCTCCGCGGCCGACGAGCTGCGCCGGCTGTTCACGGGCGCGATCACGAAGGAGTTCGCGCTGGGCGGCTACCGTTTCTGCCGCGCGGATTCGATCGAGCAGCGCCAGGCCGCCTACGCGCTGCGCTTCCGCGTCTACGCGGCGCACGGCTACATCGATCCTGCCGACTTCGGCAGCCCGAGCCTGCGCGACTCTTTCGACGAGTCGGCGATCCAGTGTCTGGCGTACGACGCGGGCGGCGCCCTGGTCGGCACGGCGCGCGTGGTGCTGCCGAGCGAGCTCGGCTTCCAGACCGAGGCGTTCTTCGAGTTCGAGCCGCCCGACGTTCCGCGCGAGCGCCTGGGCGAGATCGGCAAGCTCGCGCTGTCGGTCGAGCACCGCGGCGGCGAGCGTGTCGCACTGCTCGGGCTGGTGAAGCTGCTCTACGACGCGCTGCGCGAGCACGACCTCGGCCACGCCTACGCGTTCATGCCCCGCAATCTGATCGAGTCGCTCGCCCGGCTCGGGTTCCCGTCGAGCCCGCTCGGTCCGCTCTCGGCCGCGACCGAGGCCGCGCGGCGCCGCTCGCCGATGCGCGGCTACTTCGAGCGGCTCGATCCGCAGTCGGTGCTCTTCGACCTCGACCAGGCCGGCCGCGGCTTCGGGGGGAAGTCGTGA